One genomic window of Camelina sativa cultivar DH55 chromosome 5, Cs, whole genome shotgun sequence includes the following:
- the LOC104785283 gene encoding pentatricopeptide repeat-containing protein At2g41080-like produces the protein MAEQTEMEINEVAFLNLLYACSHSGLRDKGLELFDMMVEKYGFKPGLKHYTCVVDLLGRAGSLDQAEAKIRSMPIKPDTIIWKTLLSACNLHKNTEMAQRVFKEILQIDPNDSACYVLLANVHASAKRWRDVSEVRKLMRDKNVKKEAGISWFEHKGEVHQFKMGDRSQSKSKEIYSYLKELTLEMKLKGYKPDTESVLHDMDEEEKESDLVQHSEKLAVAFALMILPEGAPIRIIKNLRVCSDCHVAFKYISVIKNRNITLRDGSRFHHFINGKCSCSDYW, from the coding sequence ATGGCAGAGCAAACTGAAATGGAGATCAATGAGGTTGCGTTTCTAAACTTGCTTTATGCGTGTAGCCATTCTGGTTTAAGAGACAAAGGGCTTGAGTTGTTTGACATGATGGTGGAAAAATACGGGTTCAAGCCCGGTTTGAAACACTACACTTGTGTGGTGGACTTGCTTGGTCGAGCAGGCAGTTTGGATCAAGCCGAGGCAAAAATAAGGTCTATGCCAATCAAACCAGACACCATTATATGGAAAACACTGTTATCTGCGTGTAACTTACACAAAAACACAGAAATGGCACAGAGAGTCTTTAAAGAAATTCTTCAGATTGACCCTAATGACTCCGCTTGTTACGTCCTGCTTGCAAATGTTCACGCCTCAGCTAAGAGATGGCGTGATGTCTCAGAGGTGAGAAAATTAATGAGAGATAAGAATGTGAAGAAAGAAGCTGGAATCAGCTGGTTTGAACACAAAGGTGAAGTGCATCAGTTTAAGATGGGAGATCGCTCTCAATCTAAATCCAAAGAGATCTATTCATACCTGAAAGAACTGACTCTGGAGATGAAGCTGAAGGGATACAAGCCGGATACAGAGTCAGTGTTGCATGATATGGATGAGGAGGAGAAAGAATCAGACTTGGTACAGCACAGCGAGAAACTAGCGGTTGCATTTGCGCTCATGATATTACCTGAAGGTGCACCGATTAGAATAATCAAGAACTTGCGGGTTTGCAGTGATTGCCATGTTGCCTTCAAATATATATCGGTGATCAAGAACCGAAACATCACGTTAAGAGATGGTAGTAGATTCCATCATTTCATTAACGGAAAGTGTTCTTGCAGCGATTATTGGTAG
- the LOC104785284 gene encoding calmodulin-A-like: MVDQSQTTYDQLSEICEAFSLIDVDGDGFITAKELGTVMRSLGHNLTKAELQGMLNEMDADGSGTIDILEFLYALIDTDCKEKLKKAIGVLSQLTEDQLVECKEFFSSIDKDGDGFITRKELGTLMRTLGENHTEAYLQAMINEADLDGDGTIDFLEFLNVMASSFVNQGQGQVQPQIKRGRTVSILKKVGTVIATSGIYDIIKFVLF; the protein is encoded by the exons atggtgGATCAGAGTCAGACCACGTACGATCAGCTCTCCGAGATTTGCGAAGCCTTCAGCTTAATCGACGTGGATGGTGATG GTTTCATTACCGCGAAAGAGCTCGGAACCGTGATGCGTTCCCTTGGTCACAACCTGACAAAAGCTGAGCTTCAAGGCATGCTCAACGAAATGGATGCAGATGGTAGCGGCACCATCGATATCCTTGAGTTCTTATACGCATTGATCGACACAGACTGTAAGGAAAAACTCAAGAAAGCGATCGGAGTTTTGAGTCAGCTCACTGAAGATCAGCTTGTCGAGTGTAAGGAATTCTTCAGCTCAATAGACAAGGATGGTGACG GTTTCATTACAAGAAAGGAGCTCGGTACCCTGATGCGTACCCTCGGTGAAAACCACACAGAAGCTTATCTTCAGGCCATGATCAACGAAGCGGATTTAGATGGTGACGGAACTATCGATTTCCTTGAGTTCTTGAACGTAATGGCTAGCAGCTTTGTGAATCAAGGTCAGGGCCAAGTGCAGCCTCAGATTAAAAGAGGCAGAACTGTTAGCATCTTGAAGAAAGTAGGGACCGTGATTGCCACCAGTGGCATTTACGacatcattaaatttgtgctttTTTGA
- the LOC104785285 gene encoding pentatricopeptide repeat-containing protein At2g41080-like, which translates to MHCSVSSVVRPLSSDPATAIATLCSKGSLREAFQRFRLNIFTNTSLFTPFIQSCTTKQSLPSGKQLHCLLVVSGFSSDKFICNHLMSMYSKLGDFPSAVALYGRMPKKNYMSSNILINGYVRAGDLLSARKVFDEMPDRKLTTWNAMIAGLIQFEYNEEGLRLFRDMHGLGFWPDEYTLGSVFSGSAGLRSVFIGQQIHSYTIKYGLELDLVVNSSLAHMYMRNGKLRDGEIVIRSMPVRNLVAWNTLIMGNAQNGCPETVLYLYKMMKISGCRPNKITFVTVLSSCSDLAIRGQGQQIHAEAIKIGASSVVAVVSSLISMYSKCGCLEDAAKAFSEREDEDEVMWSSMISAYGFHGQGDEAIKLFNTMAEQTEMEINEVAFLNLLYACSHSGLRDKGLELFDMMVEKYGFKPGLKHYTCVVDLLGRAGSLDQAEAKIRSMPIKPDTIIWKTLLSACNLHKNTEMAQRVFKEILQIDPNDSACYVLLANVHASAKRWRDVSEVRKLMRDKNVKKEAGISWFEHKGEVHQFKMGDRSQSKSKEIYSYLKELTLEMKLKGYKPDTESVLHDMDEEEKESDLVQHSEKLAVAFALMILPEGAPIRIIKNLRVCSDCHVAFKYISVIKNRNITLRDGSRFHHFINGKCSCSDYW; encoded by the coding sequence ATGCATTGCTCAGTATCCTCTGTTGTTCGTCCACTATCATCAGATCCTGCAACAGCCATAGCCACTTTGTGCTCAAAAGGAAGCCTCCGAGAAGCTTTCCAGAGATTCCGACTCAACATCTTCACAAACACTTCTCTCTTCACCCCATTTATCCAATCATGCACAACCAAACAATCTCTCCCCTCTGGGAAACAGCTTCATTGTCTCCTCGTCGTCTCCGGATTCTCTTCCGACAAGTTCATATGCAATCACCTCATGAGCATGTACTCAAAGCTTGGAGATTTTCCTTCCGCCGTCGCATTGTATGGTCGTATGCCTAAGAAGAATTACATGTCATCTAACATACTTATCAATGGGTATGTGCGTGCTGGGGATTTGCTTAGTGCCCggaaggtgttcgatgaaatgcctgatAGAAAGCTCACGACTTGGAATGCCATGATTGCTGGGTTGATTCAGTTTGAGTATAACGAAGAGGGTTTGAGATTGTTTAGAGATATGCATGGATTAGGGTTTTGGCCTGATGAATACACTCTTGGTAGTGTTTTTAGTGGATCTGCTGGGTTGCGGTCAGTGTTCATTGGGCAGCAGATTCATAGCTACACGATCAAATATGGGCTTGAGTTGGATTTAGTTGTTAATAGTTCGTTGGCTCATATGTATATGAGAAATGGGAAATTGAGAGATGGTGAAATTGTCATTAGATCAATGCCTGTTCGTAATTTGGTTGCATGGAATACACTTATCATGGGGAATGCTCAAAACGGATGTCCTGAAACCGTGCTGTATCTGTATAAGATGATGAAAATCTCAGGTTGTAGGCCTAACAAGATCACGTTTGTAACTGTGCTTAGTTCTTGTTCTGACTTGGCGATTAGAGGTCAAGGTCAGCAGATTCATGCGGAAGCTATTAAGATTGGGGCTAGCTCTGTAGTAGCTGTGGTTAGTTCATTGATCAGTATGTATTCAAAATGTGGGTGTCTTGAAGATGCAGCTAAAGCTTTCTCAGAAcgtgaagatgaagatgaagtgaTGTGGAGCTCCATGATTTCTGCTTATGGGTTtcatggacaaggtgatgaggCAATTAAGCTGTTTAATACTATGGCAGAGCAAACTGAAATGGAGATCAATGAGGTTGCGTTTCTAAACTTGCTTTATGCGTGTAGCCATTCTGGTTTAAGAGACAAAGGGCTTGAGTTGTTTGACATGATGGTGGAAAAATACGGGTTCAAGCCCGGTTTGAAACACTACACTTGTGTGGTGGACTTGCTTGGTCGAGCAGGCAGTTTGGATCAAGCCGAGGCAAAAATAAGGTCTATGCCAATCAAACCAGACACCATTATATGGAAAACACTGTTATCTGCGTGTAACTTACACAAAAACACAGAAATGGCACAGAGAGTCTTTAAAGAAATTCTTCAGATTGACCCTAATGACTCCGCTTGTTACGTCCTGCTTGCAAATGTTCACGCCTCAGCTAAGAGATGGCGTGATGTCTCAGAGGTGAGAAAATTAATGAGAGATAAGAATGTGAAGAAAGAAGCTGGAATCAGCTGGTTTGAACACAAAGGTGAAGTGCATCAGTTTAAGATGGGAGATCGCTCTCAATCTAAATCCAAAGAGATCTATTCATACCTGAAAGAACTGACTCTGGAGATGAAGCTGAAGGGATACAAGCCGGATACAGAGTCAGTGTTGCATGATATGGATGAGGAGGAGAAAGAATCAGACTTGGTACAGCACAGCGAGAAACTAGCGGTTGCATTTGCGCTCATGATATTACCTGAAGGTGCACCGATTAGAATAATCAAGAACTTGCGGGTTTGCAGTGATTGCCATGTTGCCTTCAAATATATATCGGTGATCAAGAACCGAAACATCACGTTAAGAGATGGTAGTAGATTCCATCATTTCATTAACGGAAAGTGTTCTTGCAGCGATTATTGGTAG
- the LOC104785286 gene encoding ABSCISIC ACID-INSENSITIVE 5-like protein 3 produces MGSIRGNIEEPISQSLTRQNSLYSLKLHEVQTHLGSSGKPLGSMNLDELLKTVLSPAEEEGLVRQGSLTLPRDLSKKTVDEVWRDIQLDKNGNTTTTTAHKQPTLGEITLEDLLLKAGVVTETIAPQENVVNIASHGQWVEYHQPGQQQGFMPYPVCEMQEIVMMGGLSDTPKAHGRKRVAGDIVEKTVERRQKRMIKNRESAARSRARKQAYTHELEIKVERLEEENEKLRKLKEVEKILPSEPPPDPKWKLRRTNSASL; encoded by the exons ATGGGTTCTATTAGAGGAAACATTGAAGAGCCAATCTCTCAGTCATTAACTAGGCAGAACTCTCTCTATAGCTTAAAGCTCCATGAGGTTCAAACCCATTTAGGAAGTTCAGGAAAACCACTAGGAAGCATGAACCTTGACGAACTTCTCAAGACTGTCTTGTCACCAGCAGAGGAAGAAGGGCTTGTTCGTCAGGGAAGCTTGACTTTGCCTCGAGATCTCAGTAAAAAGACAGTTGATGAGGTATGGAGAGATATCCAACTAGACAAGAATGGAAACACGACTACTACTACTGCTCATAAGCAGCCTACGCTGGGTGAAATCACACTTGAGGATTTGTTGTTGAAAGCTGGTGTAGTGACTGAGACAATAGCTCCACAAGAAAACGTTGTGAACATAGCTTCACATGGGCAATGGGTTGAGTACCATCAGCCTGGACAACAACAAGGGTTTATGCCATATCCGGTTTGTGAGATGCAAGAAATAGTGATGATGGGTGGATTATCGGATACACCAAAAGCGCATGGGAGGAAAAGAGTTGCTGGAGATATTGTGGAGAAGACTGTTGAGAGGAGACAGAAGAGGATGATCAAGAACAGAGAATCTGCAGCACGTTCACGAGCTAGGAAACAG GCTTATACTCATGAGTTAGAGATCAAGGTTGAAaggttagaagaagaaaatgaaaaacttcGGAAGCTAAAG GAGGTGGAGAAGATACTACCAAGTGAACCACCGCCTGATCCTAAGTGGAAGCTCCGGCGAACAAACTCTGCTTCTCTCTGA